A single genomic interval of Terriglobales bacterium harbors:
- a CDS encoding Xaa-Pro peptidase family protein, giving the protein MNLAAIQSALRDQGLDAWLFYDHHHRDPIAYRVLGLPMTSKVTRRWFYLIPAQGEPAKLTHRIEPHHLETLPGKEEKYSAWQELNDKLKALLSPHKNIAMQYSPNNLVFLVSLVDAGTVDLVRSFGKNVVSSGDLVARFEATWTEDQIRSHFEARDAIDRITAAAFREIGQRARNGGTHEFQMQQWLLEAFGREGIVTEDPPNVSVNANSGDPHYEPSSDRSAKIKQGDFVLLDVWGKKNRPGAVYYDITWTGFVGKAPSDRQRQVFEIVRGARDAGIKTVQAAVSAGRKIAGWEVDKAARDHINASGFGQYFIHRTGHSIGTEVHANGANMDNLEVHDERQILPNSCFSIEPGLYFPEFGIRSEINMLVRERLAEVTGKIQNEIVII; this is encoded by the coding sequence ATGAATCTTGCTGCCATTCAGTCGGCCCTGCGCGACCAGGGCCTGGATGCGTGGTTGTTCTACGACCACCACCATCGCGACCCCATCGCCTACCGAGTGTTGGGACTGCCCATGACGAGCAAGGTCACGCGGCGGTGGTTTTACCTGATTCCAGCGCAGGGCGAACCCGCTAAGCTGACTCATCGCATTGAGCCGCACCATCTGGAAACACTACCCGGCAAGGAGGAAAAGTACTCCGCCTGGCAGGAACTGAATGACAAATTAAAGGCGCTGCTCTCGCCCCATAAGAACATCGCCATGCAGTATTCACCCAACAACCTGGTCTTTCTGGTTTCGCTGGTGGACGCCGGCACCGTTGATCTGGTGCGCAGCTTCGGCAAGAACGTGGTCAGTTCAGGCGACCTGGTGGCCCGCTTCGAGGCAACATGGACGGAAGACCAGATTCGCAGTCACTTCGAAGCGCGCGATGCAATTGACCGTATAACCGCGGCGGCATTCAGGGAGATTGGCCAGCGGGCGCGTAATGGCGGCACACACGAATTTCAAATGCAACAGTGGCTTCTCGAGGCATTCGGGCGCGAGGGAATCGTCACCGAAGATCCGCCAAATGTTTCTGTAAACGCCAACAGCGGTGATCCGCACTATGAGCCGTCGTCCGATCGGTCTGCCAAAATCAAGCAAGGTGATTTCGTACTGCTGGATGTCTGGGGCAAGAAGAACCGGCCCGGCGCTGTCTATTACGACATCACTTGGACGGGATTTGTTGGCAAGGCGCCCAGCGATCGTCAACGACAGGTCTTCGAAATCGTTCGCGGCGCGCGCGACGCAGGAATCAAAACTGTCCAGGCTGCAGTCTCAGCCGGCCGCAAGATTGCCGGCTGGGAAGTGGATAAAGCGGCGCGCGATCACATTAACGCGTCCGGCTTCGGGCAGTACTTTATCCACCGCACGGGCCACTCCATCGGCACCGAAGTTCACGCCAACGGCGCGAATATGGATAACCTGGAAGTCCATGACGAACGCCAGATTCTGCCCAACAGTTGCTTTTCCATTGAGCCGGGGTTGTACTTCCCTGAGTTTGGAATCCGCAGCGAAATCAACATGCTGGTGCGCGAGCGCTTGGCTGAGGTCACGGGGAAAATTCAAAACGAGATCGTAATCATCTGA
- a CDS encoding DUF6677 family protein, with amino-acid sequence MANSKTKSVTAELDSSVAEQPLTIMSVVVPAVAWLIPGSGHLLLRRWGRGALLMASIVIMYVIGLMMQGHVYQPNSGDILDILGFVGDIGAGGLYIVTRALDIGQGMIQHATADYGTKYIIVAGLLNFISAVDAYHIAIGTKK; translated from the coding sequence ATGGCGAATTCCAAAACAAAATCAGTAACCGCAGAACTGGATTCTTCCGTCGCAGAGCAGCCGCTAACCATAATGTCGGTGGTGGTCCCGGCGGTTGCGTGGCTGATTCCTGGTTCCGGTCATCTTCTGCTCAGGCGTTGGGGGCGCGGCGCGCTGCTCATGGCGTCAATAGTAATTATGTACGTGATCGGCCTCATGATGCAGGGCCACGTGTATCAACCCAATAGTGGCGATATTCTGGACATTTTGGGGTTCGTGGGCGACATCGGCGCGGGCGGACTGTACATCGTTACCCGGGCGCTCGACATCGGCCAGGGAATGATCCAGCATGCCACCGCCGATTACGGCACGAAATACATCATTGTGGCCGGCCTATTGAACTTCATCAGCGCGGTGGACGCTTATCACATCGCTATTGGAACGAAGAAATGA
- a CDS encoding GNAT family N-acetyltransferase: MSASPDRRNWEEKRVVTPEILDLRHFSSSDLRPLLEGEAQVWSRLLSWDYRGSAEMILRYVDAKILPGYAAIERGRIFGYSFFVYEGAKGVIGDLYVGSSYGPQDAIHSVELKLLTHVIETLQRSPGIHRVEAQLLVHETGSVARPFLDEGFRRYPRLFMSLPLHAAEGRPRAALDEVEIRPWTEQDYHGAASVITASYRGHIDSEINDQYRTMSGSVRFLNNIVRFPGCGIFDPEASFMAVHKPTRSLLGVILCSRVKHDVGHVTQVCVVPEFRGRGLGEALLAVTGDALRRRNFTMLSLTVTEANRRAVELYLHLGFSVIRVFDAFVWEG, from the coding sequence GTGAGCGCATCCCCAGACCGTCGTAACTGGGAAGAAAAGCGGGTCGTCACACCAGAGATCCTCGACCTCAGGCACTTTTCCTCCTCGGACCTGCGCCCCCTGCTTGAGGGCGAGGCGCAGGTGTGGTCGCGCTTGCTTTCCTGGGACTATCGCGGCTCGGCGGAGATGATTCTCCGCTACGTGGATGCCAAAATCCTTCCCGGCTATGCGGCCATCGAGCGTGGGCGAATTTTTGGATATTCGTTCTTCGTGTACGAAGGTGCCAAGGGTGTAATCGGCGACCTGTACGTGGGCAGCAGTTATGGGCCGCAAGATGCCATTCATAGCGTTGAACTCAAGCTCTTGACCCACGTGATCGAGACCTTGCAACGCTCTCCCGGGATCCATCGCGTGGAAGCGCAGCTACTCGTACACGAGACTGGTTCTGTAGCGCGGCCATTCCTCGATGAGGGATTTCGGCGGTATCCGCGCTTATTCATGTCGCTGCCGTTGCATGCGGCCGAGGGCCGGCCGCGAGCTGCGTTAGATGAGGTCGAGATCCGTCCGTGGACTGAACAGGACTATCACGGAGCAGCCTCAGTGATTACCGCTTCCTATCGTGGGCATATTGATTCGGAAATAAACGACCAGTACCGGACGATGAGCGGTTCGGTACGATTTCTGAACAACATCGTGCGTTTCCCTGGGTGTGGCATCTTCGATCCGGAAGCGTCTTTTATGGCCGTGCACAAGCCGACTCGCAGCTTGCTGGGCGTGATCTTGTGCTCTCGCGTGAAGCACGACGTGGGTCACGTGACCCAGGTGTGCGTTGTTCCGGAATTTCGTGGACGCGGTCTGGGTGAAGCGCTTCTGGCCGTGACCGGAGACGCGCTCCGACGGCGGAACTTCACAATGCTTTCACTAACAGTGACGGAAGCGAACCGGCGGGCGGTGGAGTTGTACCTGCATCTCGGCTTCAGCGTGATACGGGTGTTCGACGCGTTTGTGTGGGAAGGATAG
- a CDS encoding glycosyltransferase family 39 protein, with protein sequence MNNHPRPWTEWLTLAGFCAFLFYFGLGAFGLVGADEPRYAQVAREMLARGDWITPYLYGRPWLEKPVLYYWEAILAYKVFGVHDWAARLPSAVSATALVTAVYVFFRRFRPGGELDAALITASALGMIGFARGASTDMPLAAPFGIAMLAWFYWRESGSRRGLLIFYFFLALATLAKGPVTIVLAALIIGLFALMQREALPAWRTLWPPGVLLFLVVALPWYIAVQRRNPEFFRIFILEHNLARFGSNLYHHTQPFWYFFPVMLVGLIPWTALVVVAFADIVRRWLAPRSASTPAEYSMGVFFLIWAAVPVIFFSLSQSKLPGYILPGVPAGTLLLAEYAHRRRQITGVSDGLHPAWLAVHAGLAAGILAPTLLIAYLLLHRQIPLQAWLTALLLAAVAFAAISITLLKRGLRALRFVTLVPIIIAVALTIKSGGPIIDATLSQRPVAEELTKMESTPLPVATLGVPRQVEYGLAFYRNESIASYDRNQIPAGQHLVVTRAGSQSELERLLGSRRMVRLGSFDPQHLEYFWIAATGSEHQH encoded by the coding sequence ATGAATAACCACCCACGTCCCTGGACGGAATGGCTAACCCTTGCAGGCTTTTGCGCGTTCCTCTTTTATTTTGGACTCGGAGCCTTTGGGCTGGTGGGCGCGGATGAGCCGCGCTACGCGCAGGTGGCGCGTGAAATGCTCGCCCGCGGCGATTGGATCACGCCGTATCTTTATGGACGCCCCTGGTTGGAGAAGCCCGTTCTCTACTACTGGGAGGCGATATTGGCCTACAAGGTCTTCGGTGTGCACGATTGGGCTGCGCGCTTGCCTTCGGCCGTCTCTGCCACAGCATTGGTAACGGCGGTGTACGTTTTCTTCCGCCGGTTTCGCCCCGGTGGTGAGCTTGATGCCGCCCTGATCACCGCCTCGGCCTTAGGAATGATCGGTTTTGCACGTGGTGCATCCACCGATATGCCACTTGCCGCACCCTTCGGGATTGCGATGCTCGCTTGGTTCTATTGGCGTGAAAGTGGCAGCCGTAGAGGATTGCTGATTTTTTATTTCTTTCTGGCGCTTGCGACCTTGGCGAAGGGGCCTGTGACGATTGTGCTCGCCGCTCTCATCATTGGACTATTTGCCTTAATGCAGAGAGAGGCTTTGCCCGCTTGGCGAACCCTTTGGCCGCCGGGAGTCCTATTGTTCCTTGTAGTCGCGCTGCCCTGGTATATCGCCGTGCAGCGGCGCAATCCGGAGTTCTTCCGGATTTTTATTCTAGAACACAATCTCGCGCGTTTTGGCAGCAATCTGTATCACCATACACAACCGTTTTGGTATTTCTTTCCGGTCATGTTGGTTGGCCTTATACCCTGGACCGCCCTGGTAGTAGTGGCGTTTGCTGACATCGTTCGCCGCTGGCTTGCTCCGCGATCTGCGTCGACCCCGGCTGAATACAGCATGGGAGTGTTCTTCTTGATTTGGGCCGCGGTACCGGTGATTTTCTTCTCCCTTTCACAATCCAAGTTGCCCGGCTACATTCTGCCCGGTGTGCCTGCTGGCACATTGCTGTTGGCGGAGTATGCGCACCGAAGACGACAAATAACAGGCGTTTCCGACGGCCTGCATCCCGCTTGGTTGGCGGTTCACGCGGGATTAGCTGCTGGAATCCTCGCCCCAACGCTGCTCATCGCCTACCTCCTGCTGCATCGCCAGATTCCGCTACAGGCATGGCTTACAGCTCTGTTACTTGCGGCGGTTGCATTCGCGGCTATTAGCATCACGCTGCTGAAGCGAGGCTTGCGCGCTCTAAGATTCGTCACCTTGGTTCCCATTATCATCGCTGTCGCCTTGACCATTAAAAGTGGTGGCCCCATCATCGATGCCACGTTATCGCAGCGCCCGGTCGCAGAAGAACTGACAAAGATGGAGTCCACCCCATTGCCAGTGGCCACCCTGGGCGTTCCACGCCAAGTCGAGTACGGACTGGCTTTTTACCGGAACGAGTCCATCGCGTCCTATGATCGCAATCAGATTCCTGCCGGCCAGCATCTAGTCGTGACGCGAGCCGGCTCCCAGTCAGAGCTGGAGCGGCTGCTGGGGTCCCGCCGTATGGTGCGATTGGGATCGTTCGACCCGCAGCACCTGGAGTATTTCTGGATTGCGGCCACAGGGTCAGAACACCAACACTAA
- a CDS encoding bifunctional oligoribonuclease/PAP phosphatase NrnA yields the protein MCKNAFDMAVFVLEAMLKEVLDEIGRRDGFLLTSHARPDGDAVGSVLACSQILRQLGKQAQVVMHDPVPVIYRPLPFADSIIQASEIRNGFEAAIILECDSVQRTRIAGLDRHFLINIDHHSTGRPFANVNWIDPHACATAEMVYRLARQAGVPISAEIATCLYTAVLTDTGSFSFSGTTERTFALARELVLCGADPARIAQHVYFSHPASKMRLLGSALSNLHREGNVAWMWVTREHMERFGAMDEDCEGLVNYALAIEGVEVAIFFRELADHRHRVSLRSKGKVNVATVASHFGGGGHERASGCSVDGALSVAIERIMAQLRMRPSIQ from the coding sequence GTGTGTAAAAACGCATTCGATATGGCGGTTTTTGTGCTTGAGGCCATGTTGAAGGAAGTCCTGGACGAAATAGGCAGGCGGGACGGCTTCCTGCTGACCTCGCATGCCCGGCCCGACGGCGACGCCGTTGGTTCCGTGCTGGCCTGCTCGCAAATCCTGCGCCAGTTGGGGAAACAGGCCCAGGTGGTTATGCACGATCCGGTCCCCGTTATATACCGCCCTTTGCCGTTCGCTGATTCCATTATCCAGGCCAGCGAGATCCGCAACGGTTTTGAGGCCGCCATCATCCTGGAATGTGACAGTGTGCAGCGCACCCGTATTGCCGGCCTCGATCGCCACTTTCTCATCAATATTGATCACCACTCTACAGGCCGGCCGTTTGCCAACGTCAATTGGATCGATCCGCATGCCTGCGCGACCGCCGAAATGGTCTATCGCCTGGCTCGGCAAGCGGGAGTGCCGATTTCCGCTGAAATTGCCACTTGTCTCTACACTGCCGTGCTGACGGATACCGGTTCGTTTAGTTTTTCTGGAACAACCGAACGCACCTTCGCCCTGGCGCGCGAGTTGGTGCTCTGTGGCGCTGATCCGGCGCGCATCGCGCAACACGTTTATTTCTCCCATCCCGCCTCCAAGATGCGTCTTCTGGGATCAGCCCTCTCCAATCTTCACCGCGAAGGCAATGTCGCGTGGATGTGGGTCACACGTGAACACATGGAGCGCTTTGGCGCCATGGATGAAGACTGCGAAGGGTTGGTAAATTATGCCCTCGCCATCGAGGGAGTGGAGGTTGCGATATTCTTCCGCGAGCTTGCTGACCACCGCCATCGCGTGAGCCTTCGCAGCAAGGGCAAGGTGAATGTGGCCACGGTGGCTTCACACTTCGGCGGCGGCGGTCACGAGCGTGCCAGCGGTTGCTCGGTTGACGGGGCATTATCGGTGGCCATCGAGAGAATCATGGCGCAGCTGAGGATGCGCCCGTCTATTCAGTAG